The following coding sequences lie in one Myxococcota bacterium genomic window:
- a CDS encoding PEP-CTERM sorting domain-containing protein produces the protein MRARRCHETRPRRALATLTFLVFGVAAQGETAAEFTGLGDLPGGRFESEAVSVSADGRVVCGSSITDVHDRTEAFCWTPESGLWSLGDLPGGAPRSRVGDVSADGRSVVGASASASGSEAFLWRREDGIFGLGDLPSGIFSSTAHGLSADGSVVVGEGQAILGARAWSRAWRWTRSGGMVDLGDLPGGLPTSAAFDVSRDGRVVVGQGSSRAGFEAFRWTEEQGLVGLGDLGGGDHRSRALAVSADGNVVVGSATGSSGERAFRWTRNRGLVSLGTLPASTRSIAWDASAEGDRVVGTATSDASSQAFVWNARQGMRSLQALLSQDAKVAEQLAGWTLETARAVSDDGRVVVGTGVNPDGQREAWRAEFREPF, from the coding sequence ATGCGAGCGCGACGCTGTCATGAAACGCGCCCGCGCCGCGCCCTCGCGACACTGACCTTCCTCGTGTTCGGCGTTGCGGCCCAGGGCGAGACCGCGGCCGAGTTCACCGGCCTTGGCGATCTCCCGGGCGGACGCTTCGAGAGCGAAGCCGTCTCCGTGTCCGCCGATGGCCGCGTCGTTTGCGGCTCGTCGATCACCGACGTGCACGACCGCACCGAGGCTTTCTGTTGGACCCCCGAGTCCGGGTTGTGGTCACTCGGCGATCTGCCCGGCGGTGCTCCACGGAGTCGAGTCGGAGACGTTTCCGCCGACGGCCGCTCGGTGGTGGGTGCCAGCGCCTCCGCCTCGGGGAGCGAGGCGTTCCTGTGGCGCCGAGAGGACGGGATCTTCGGCCTCGGCGACCTCCCGTCCGGCATCTTCTCGAGCACCGCGCACGGCCTGTCCGCCGACGGCAGCGTCGTCGTGGGTGAGGGGCAGGCCATCCTCGGGGCGCGCGCGTGGTCGCGCGCGTGGCGCTGGACGCGCAGCGGCGGAATGGTGGACCTGGGCGATCTCCCGGGCGGACTCCCCACGAGCGCGGCTTTCGACGTCTCGCGGGACGGACGCGTGGTCGTCGGCCAGGGCTCTTCCCGGGCGGGGTTCGAGGCGTTTCGCTGGACGGAGGAGCAAGGACTCGTCGGCCTCGGCGACCTCGGCGGTGGCGACCATCGCAGCCGCGCCCTCGCCGTGTCGGCCGATGGCAATGTCGTCGTCGGCAGCGCCACCGGTAGCTCGGGAGAACGCGCCTTTCGCTGGACGCGGAACCGCGGACTGGTGTCACTCGGGACGCTCCCCGCCAGTACGCGTTCGATCGCGTGGGACGCCTCGGCCGAGGGCGACCGCGTGGTCGGGACCGCCACGAGCGACGCATCGAGTCAGGCCTTCGTGTGGAATGCCAGACAGGGCATGCGTTCGCTGCAGGCGCTCCTCTCCCAGGACGCGAAGGTCGCCGAGCAACTCGCCGGCTGGACTCTCGAGACCGCGCGCGCCGTGTCGGACGACGGTCGCGTCGTGGTGGGGACGGGCGTGAACCCGGACGGCCAACGCGAAGCCTGGCGCGCGGAGTTTCGCGAACCGTTCTAG
- a CDS encoding DUF1761 domain-containing protein: MSGLEPVAIVIGAVVSSALGAAWYSPALFGPAWIRELGLNEEDLAPDAVAMVGSIVSCFVAATAIDFLVGSTGASGWIEGLGVGALVGLGIVAMTMLSDALFSGWSRKLYAIQLGYRALYLVLMGALSGAWR; this comes from the coding sequence GTGAGCGGCCTCGAGCCGGTGGCGATCGTGATCGGCGCCGTCGTGAGTTCCGCGCTGGGAGCCGCCTGGTACTCACCGGCCCTCTTTGGACCCGCGTGGATCCGCGAGCTCGGACTGAACGAAGAGGACCTCGCCCCCGATGCGGTCGCGATGGTCGGCAGCATCGTGTCGTGCTTCGTAGCGGCCACGGCGATCGACTTCCTGGTCGGGTCCACGGGTGCGTCGGGTTGGATCGAAGGCCTGGGGGTCGGGGCGCTCGTGGGACTGGGCATCGTCGCGATGACGATGCTCTCCGACGCGCTCTTCTCGGGTTGGAGCCGCAAGCTCTACGCCATCCAACTGGGCTACCGCGCCCTCTACCTGGTGCTGATGGGGGCCCTTTCCGGCGCCTGGCGGTGA
- a CDS encoding SAM-dependent methyltransferase codes for MTIEIEPIGWVRSGRDDVRDDDWGGTESSIELASGLDASALDGLETFSHVEVLFFFDRVDPERIVTGARHPRNNRDWPAVGIFAQRGKNRPNRLGSTIARVLGREGRVLRVGELDAVVGTPVIDLKPVMQEFLPREAVSQPDWSRALMDRYWRRETR; via the coding sequence GTGACCATCGAGATCGAACCGATCGGCTGGGTGCGCAGCGGCCGAGACGACGTCCGCGACGACGACTGGGGGGGAACCGAGTCGAGCATCGAACTCGCGTCCGGGCTCGACGCCTCGGCACTCGACGGCCTGGAGACCTTCTCCCACGTCGAGGTGCTGTTCTTCTTCGATCGCGTCGACCCCGAGCGGATCGTCACCGGCGCGCGTCACCCCCGGAACAACCGCGACTGGCCCGCCGTCGGGATCTTCGCGCAGCGCGGCAAGAACCGGCCGAACCGACTCGGCAGCACGATCGCGCGGGTGCTGGGCCGCGAGGGCCGGGTGCTTCGCGTGGGTGAGCTCGACGCCGTCGTCGGGACCCCGGTCATCGACCTGAAGCCGGTGATGCAGGAGTTCCTGCCGCGCGAAGCGGTCTCCCAGCCCGACTGGTCCCGCGCCTTGATGGATCGCTACTGGCGGCGCGAAACGCGCTGA
- a CDS encoding DUF1801 domain-containing protein, which yields MKRDARTPETYRADIDEPQRTLFEAVRTAIREVAPDIDEGIAHGMLDYPGLANLAAQKHTVCLYLAPTVLARHRDRFPEVDAGKSCLRFRRIDQVDPSALRRLLQDTLEHRRSTADADPAT from the coding sequence ATGAAACGAGACGCGCGAACGCCGGAGACCTACCGGGCCGACATCGATGAGCCGCAGCGGACGCTCTTCGAAGCCGTACGCACTGCGATTCGCGAGGTCGCGCCGGACATCGACGAAGGCATCGCCCACGGCATGCTCGACTATCCGGGTCTCGCGAATCTCGCCGCCCAGAAACACACCGTCTGCCTCTATCTGGCGCCGACGGTGCTGGCGCGCCACCGCGACCGGTTCCCGGAAGTCGACGCCGGAAAGAGCTGCCTGCGCTTCCGACGGATCGATCAGGTCGATCCGTCTGCCTTGCGAAGACTGCTTCAGGACACCCTGGAGCATCGACGTTCGACGGCCGATGCGGATCCGGCGACGTGA
- a CDS encoding DUF4431 domain-containing protein: MSARVLRTALPLLLASFLVADAAHARCLSQDPSTVQLVGTVTKRTLPGPPNYTSVGRGDRPEIVYFLDLDEAVCVSGSPGSRRNAKSHAGVEQIQLSNQASRAKTLVGKRVRVSGTLSTAQTDHDRTPVVLRVQELRVD, encoded by the coding sequence ATGTCCGCTCGCGTTCTTCGCACCGCCCTGCCGCTTCTGCTCGCGTCGTTTCTCGTCGCGGACGCGGCCCATGCGCGGTGTCTTTCGCAAGATCCGTCCACGGTGCAGCTGGTCGGCACGGTGACGAAACGAACCTTGCCCGGTCCGCCGAACTACACCAGCGTCGGACGCGGGGATCGCCCCGAGATCGTCTACTTCCTGGATCTCGACGAAGCGGTCTGCGTGTCGGGCAGCCCCGGGAGCCGGCGCAACGCCAAGAGCCACGCGGGCGTCGAGCAGATCCAGCTGTCGAATCAGGCGTCGCGCGCCAAGACGCTGGTCGGAAAACGCGTGCGCGTTTCCGGGACGCTCTCCACCGCCCAGACCGACCACGACCGCACGCCGGTCGTGCTCCGCGTGCAGGAGCTGCGCGTCGATTGA
- a CDS encoding carboxymuconolactone decarboxylase family protein, which yields MTARPRLEPRPAEHAQGSGPAHMLGTLAHQPALVEPFLGFAAALALKGVLPRRDSELLALRTAWNCGSEYEWGHHELYARDAGLDAPAIVALTQAPAAYPWSTRDRALVEAADALHAHQEIPARLWETLQRELTAGECVELSLVVGQYTMLSMLANAVAMTLEAGVPGWPEGRRPTTG from the coding sequence ATGACCGCCCGCCCGCGTCTCGAGCCGCGTCCCGCGGAGCACGCCCAGGGCAGCGGTCCGGCTCACATGCTCGGGACGCTCGCGCACCAGCCCGCGCTCGTCGAACCGTTCCTGGGCTTCGCGGCCGCACTCGCCCTGAAGGGCGTTCTTCCGCGTCGCGACAGCGAGCTGCTCGCCCTGCGTACCGCCTGGAACTGCGGTTCCGAGTACGAGTGGGGGCATCACGAACTCTACGCGCGCGACGCGGGCCTCGATGCTCCCGCGATCGTTGCACTCACGCAGGCCCCCGCCGCCTATCCTTGGAGCACGCGTGACCGAGCGCTCGTCGAGGCTGCAGACGCACTCCATGCGCACCAGGAGATCCCCGCTCGGCTCTGGGAGACCCTGCAACGCGAGCTGACCGCGGGCGAGTGTGTGGAGCTCTCCCTGGTCGTCGGCCAGTACACGATGCTCTCGATGCTGGCGAACGCCGTCGCCATGACGCTCGAAGCAGGCGTCCCGGGTTGGCCGGAGGGGCGACGCCCGACGACGGGCTAG
- a CDS encoding SelL-related redox protein encodes MALNPKAIDAAVLDQTVAGVNLVPGSLRDQLSASPTLLVFLRHFGCIFCREAIADLRAASEENAEYPSVLFFAQARPTEIRAFLRRYWPAARAIADPELQLYEAFGVGRASFLQALGPSVLRASSRARAKGHEGGPRSGDIWRMPGVMWAEETSILWSYEPEHAADHPDFAAIPELVAEERG; translated from the coding sequence ATGGCTCTGAACCCGAAGGCAATCGACGCTGCGGTGCTGGATCAGACCGTCGCTGGCGTGAATCTGGTCCCCGGGTCGCTCCGCGACCAGCTCTCCGCGTCACCCACGTTGCTGGTCTTCTTGCGCCACTTCGGATGCATCTTCTGTCGCGAGGCGATCGCCGACCTCCGGGCGGCCTCGGAAGAGAATGCCGAGTACCCCTCGGTCCTGTTCTTCGCCCAGGCGCGCCCCACCGAGATCCGCGCCTTCCTGCGCCGCTACTGGCCGGCGGCGCGCGCCATCGCCGACCCCGAACTCCAGCTCTACGAAGCCTTCGGCGTCGGGCGAGCGAGCTTCCTCCAGGCCCTCGGCCCGTCCGTGCTGCGCGCCTCCTCCCGCGCCCGCGCAAAGGGACACGAAGGCGGCCCGCGCTCGGGAGACATCTGGCGCATGCCCGGCGTGATGTGGGCCGAAGAGACCTCGATCCTGTGGAGCTACGAGCCCGAACACGCCGCCGACCACCCGGATTTCGCCGCGATCCCGGAGCTCGTCGCAGAGGAACGCGGCTAG
- a CDS encoding group II truncated hemoglobin, whose translation MTDPEAYGEADASFRAAGGEAGIRRLVDAFYDRMETLPEARGILRMHPRDLTESRDKLARFLCGWLGGPRRYAEKYGEIRIPPAHAHLRIGPVERDAWLRCMALAVAEQDYAPSFAAYFLQQIAVPAERVVEASRDPL comes from the coding sequence GTGACGGACCCCGAAGCGTATGGCGAAGCGGATGCGTCCTTCCGCGCGGCCGGCGGCGAAGCGGGAATCCGCCGGCTCGTCGACGCCTTCTACGATCGGATGGAGACGCTCCCGGAAGCGCGGGGGATCCTCCGCATGCATCCGCGGGACCTCACCGAGTCACGTGACAAGCTGGCGCGCTTCCTCTGCGGTTGGCTCGGGGGTCCGCGTCGCTACGCGGAGAAGTACGGCGAGATCCGCATCCCTCCCGCGCACGCACACCTCCGCATTGGACCGGTCGAGCGCGACGCGTGGCTCCGCTGCATGGCGCTCGCCGTGGCGGAACAGGACTACGCCCCGTCCTTCGCCGCCTACTTCCTGCAGCAGATCGCCGTGCCCGCCGAGCGGGTCGTCGAAGCGAGCCGCGATCCGCTATGA
- a CDS encoding acyl-CoA thioesterase, producing MSEVGRERLVEIVYPEDTNSQGTLFGGHALSLMDRLAFIVASRYTRLPVVTACSEKVEFRAPVKQGELIELEGTVVHTGRTSLRVRIDMFREDLLTADRSLCTTGEFVMVAVGEDGRPTAIESE from the coding sequence ATGAGTGAGGTCGGTCGCGAGCGCCTCGTGGAGATCGTGTACCCCGAAGACACGAACAGTCAGGGGACGCTCTTCGGCGGTCACGCGTTGAGCCTGATGGACCGCCTCGCGTTCATCGTGGCATCCCGCTACACGCGGCTTCCGGTGGTCACCGCCTGTTCGGAGAAGGTCGAGTTCCGCGCCCCGGTGAAACAGGGTGAGCTGATCGAACTCGAGGGAACCGTGGTCCACACCGGAAGGACCTCGCTCCGGGTTCGGATCGACATGTTCCGCGAGGATCTGCTGACGGCGGACCGCAGCCTCTGCACGACCGGTGAGTTCGTGATGGTCGCCGTCGGAGAAGATGGTCGGCCGACGGCGATCGAGTCCGAGTGA
- a CDS encoding CAP domain-containing protein: MSRRTTRVGLWLLLALLPAAGLLACTTGPSTRSTKLPAPEAARSCPAPTITADALRSALHERTAAHRKAQGLGALDSHERVDAIAQQHSFLMAGRAAMTHDGSQERFKAVSAVFGWPHAAGNFAENVAEVCGDVDAAAKQAFEAWLASSDHRENIEGDFRVTGIGVTQGRSGWIYIAQLFYLPRET; encoded by the coding sequence ATGTCGCGACGAACCACTCGAGTGGGCCTCTGGCTGCTACTCGCCCTTCTTCCGGCAGCGGGTCTCTTGGCCTGCACGACGGGGCCGAGTACGCGCAGCACGAAGCTCCCCGCGCCCGAAGCGGCGCGCAGCTGCCCGGCACCGACGATCACCGCCGATGCGCTGCGCTCCGCCCTGCACGAGCGCACCGCCGCCCATCGGAAAGCGCAGGGCCTGGGCGCCCTCGACTCCCACGAGCGCGTCGACGCCATCGCACAGCAGCACAGCTTCTTGATGGCCGGCCGGGCCGCGATGACCCACGACGGTTCGCAAGAGCGTTTCAAGGCCGTGTCCGCCGTCTTCGGGTGGCCGCATGCGGCCGGCAACTTCGCCGAGAACGTCGCCGAGGTCTGTGGGGACGTCGATGCAGCCGCGAAGCAGGCCTTCGAAGCTTGGCTCGCAAGCTCCGACCATCGCGAGAACATCGAGGGCGACTTCCGGGTGACCGGGATCGGCGTGACCCAGGGAAGATCGGGCTGGATCTACATCGCCCAACTCTTCTACTTGCCGCGCGAGACCTGA
- the mtgA gene encoding monofunctional biosynthetic peptidoglycan transglycosylase, translating to MLVLPWRWIPPPTTAFMLQDSVPIRFDWRPLDEIAPALPLAVLAAEDQRFPDHHGFDFRAIRRAALDEGGRRGASTISQQLAKNLFLWPGRSWIRKGIEAVFTGWIEALWPKRRILEVYVNVAEFGRGIYGAEAASWRYFGKPAVRLAAPEAALLAAALPNPKRRNVGAPTPALRERARTIQAAMERLGSGVLRRL from the coding sequence TTGCTGGTCCTGCCCTGGCGCTGGATCCCACCGCCGACGACGGCCTTCATGCTCCAGGACTCGGTGCCCATCCGCTTCGATTGGAGACCGCTCGACGAGATCGCCCCCGCGCTGCCGCTGGCGGTGCTGGCCGCCGAGGATCAGCGCTTTCCCGACCACCACGGCTTCGACTTTCGCGCGATCCGCCGCGCCGCTCTCGACGAGGGCGGGCGCCGCGGAGCCAGCACCATCAGTCAGCAGCTGGCGAAGAACCTGTTCCTGTGGCCCGGCCGGAGTTGGATCCGGAAGGGCATCGAGGCGGTCTTCACGGGTTGGATCGAAGCGCTGTGGCCGAAGCGCCGAATCCTCGAGGTGTACGTCAACGTCGCCGAGTTCGGCCGAGGCATCTACGGCGCCGAAGCCGCGAGCTGGCGCTACTTCGGCAAGCCCGCCGTCCGCCTCGCCGCTCCCGAAGCAGCCCTGCTGGCGGCGGCGCTCCCGAACCCGAAGCGGCGCAACGTCGGCGCGCCGACCCCGGCCCTGCGGGAACGCGCACGCACGATCCAGGCGGCGATGGAGCGTTTGGGATCGGGCGTCTTGCGGCGCCTCTAG
- a CDS encoding MOSC domain-containing protein: MGKHASRESLDAALAALPPAPRDEGRIRLIVSRPGENQRDLPESVSLSVEEGVPGDDWNRRPPHDPAAQLAVIRHDVATLIAAGQPVERLGDNLYVELDISDQNLPVGTRLSVGAATVEVTPKPHNGCSKFKERFGLDALHFVQDKATRAENRRGIYWRVVEAGLVRVNDPIRVLARSA; the protein is encoded by the coding sequence ATGGGCAAGCACGCGTCTCGCGAATCTCTCGACGCGGCGTTGGCCGCGCTCCCCCCGGCCCCGCGCGATGAAGGGCGCATCCGACTGATCGTCTCGCGGCCCGGCGAGAATCAGCGCGACCTTCCCGAGAGCGTCTCGCTCTCCGTCGAAGAGGGCGTCCCCGGCGACGACTGGAACCGGCGCCCACCGCACGACCCCGCGGCCCAGCTCGCGGTCATCCGTCACGACGTCGCGACGTTGATCGCCGCCGGCCAACCGGTCGAACGACTGGGCGACAACCTGTACGTCGAGCTCGACATCTCGGACCAGAACCTGCCCGTCGGAACGCGCCTCTCGGTGGGCGCGGCCACCGTCGAGGTCACGCCGAAGCCTCACAACGGCTGCTCGAAGTTCAAGGAGCGCTTCGGCCTCGACGCGCTGCACTTCGTGCAGGACAAGGCCACCCGCGCCGAGAACCGGCGTGGAATCTACTGGCGTGTGGTCGAGGCGGGCCTCGTCCGGGTGAACGATCCGATCCGGGTCCTCGCGAGGAGCGCGTGA
- a CDS encoding MmcQ/YjbR family DNA-binding protein: MAATNPGLARLRKIVGRWPEVTEKISHGAPTFWGGRKTFVAYRNNHHGDGRRALWIKSTLEAQESLVALDPETFFVPPYVGPSGWVGMRIDRKPDWGRAEELLEEAYRSVAPARALAALDASPASGA; the protein is encoded by the coding sequence ATGGCAGCCACGAACCCCGGATTGGCGCGCTTGCGCAAGATCGTGGGGCGCTGGCCCGAAGTGACCGAGAAGATCTCCCACGGCGCGCCTACCTTCTGGGGCGGGCGCAAGACCTTCGTGGCGTACCGGAACAACCACCACGGTGACGGCCGTCGCGCACTCTGGATCAAGTCGACCCTCGAAGCGCAGGAAAGTCTGGTCGCTCTGGATCCCGAGACCTTCTTCGTTCCGCCCTACGTGGGCCCGTCGGGATGGGTCGGGATGCGCATCGATCGCAAGCCCGATTGGGGTCGGGCGGAAGAACTGCTCGAAGAGGCGTACCGATCCGTTGCGCCCGCTCGTGCACTCGCGGCGCTCGACGCGAGCCCGGCGTCCGGCGCATGA
- a CDS encoding GFA family protein, whose translation MPSPTAPETWLEGGCHCGAVRFRARGARRALQCNCSICAKKGFLGWIVPAEDFDLLAGEPELATYRFQTKQAQHRFCRHCGIHPFSRPRSHPGHFDVNLRCLDDGFEGFEITPFDGQHWEENVARIGGGEA comes from the coding sequence ATGCCGTCGCCGACCGCACCGGAGACCTGGCTCGAGGGCGGGTGTCACTGCGGCGCCGTGCGCTTCCGGGCGCGGGGAGCGCGCCGCGCGCTCCAGTGCAACTGCTCGATCTGCGCGAAGAAGGGCTTCCTCGGCTGGATCGTTCCCGCCGAGGACTTCGATCTCCTGGCGGGCGAACCCGAGCTCGCGACCTACCGGTTCCAGACGAAGCAGGCCCAGCACCGCTTCTGTCGCCATTGCGGCATTCACCCGTTCAGCCGTCCGCGATCCCACCCGGGACACTTCGACGTGAACCTGCGCTGCCTCGACGACGGGTTCGAGGGTTTCGAGATCACTCCCTTCGATGGCCAGCATTGGGAGGAGAACGTCGCGCGCATTGGTGGGGGCGAGGCATGA
- a CDS encoding prolyl oligopeptidase family serine peptidase, with the protein MGRRSGWRWLGWTLAALVGLAASVFVLLTVWWRGWHVERQTPDALLAFLEPTFELRVPSGAGPHPTVVQFHGCGGLRANQRSWAARFVEAGWASLIVDSNGPRSLTPSWVCSGLSLSGMERAGDVWVALEHARAQPQLDAERIVLAGWSHGAWAIFELLDRNTPDRLPHNLSGAPPGGLAGIAGLLFVYPFCGMRDVVPPRTTPSLFVLAGADQITPPEACEVRARLWERAGQPARVTVLDGAHHAFDERHPPGVGVGHDAASTRAAQEEAVAFLEALEGPTEVSAPAR; encoded by the coding sequence GTGGGACGGCGGAGCGGGTGGCGCTGGCTCGGTTGGACCCTCGCGGCGCTGGTCGGCCTCGCGGCGAGCGTGTTCGTGTTGCTCACCGTGTGGTGGCGTGGTTGGCACGTCGAACGGCAGACGCCCGACGCCCTGCTCGCCTTCCTGGAGCCCACCTTCGAACTGCGGGTCCCGAGTGGTGCGGGGCCCCACCCGACGGTCGTGCAGTTTCACGGCTGCGGCGGGCTCCGCGCGAACCAACGCTCCTGGGCCGCGCGCTTCGTCGAGGCCGGCTGGGCCAGCTTGATCGTCGACAGCAATGGACCGCGTAGCCTGACTCCCAGCTGGGTCTGCAGCGGTCTTTCCCTGTCGGGCATGGAACGCGCGGGCGATGTCTGGGTCGCACTGGAACACGCTCGCGCGCAGCCCCAGCTCGACGCGGAGCGCATCGTGCTCGCGGGCTGGTCCCACGGCGCCTGGGCGATCTTCGAGCTCCTCGACCGGAACACGCCGGACCGCCTGCCCCACAACCTGAGCGGAGCACCACCCGGCGGGCTCGCAGGGATCGCCGGGCTCCTGTTCGTCTATCCCTTTTGTGGCATGCGCGATGTCGTCCCGCCCCGCACCACGCCTTCGCTCTTCGTGCTGGCGGGCGCCGACCAGATCACACCGCCGGAGGCGTGCGAAGTCCGCGCTCGTCTGTGGGAGCGCGCAGGGCAACCCGCTCGGGTCACCGTCCTGGACGGCGCGCACCACGCCTTCGATGAACGCCATCCACCAGGCGTCGGCGTCGGTCACGACGCCGCGTCGACCCGAGCCGCCCAGGAGGAGGCCGTCGCATTCCTGGAGGCGCTCGAAGGCCCGACCGAGGTCTCGGCGCCCGCGCGGTAG
- a CDS encoding VOC family protein: MEIGYANVFVSDLERAVGFYRDVLGLPLEFGDGAHGYASFRAGAFRLGLAVADAGDGQWIGRHTGLGFVTKDLVADHARLVAAGVTFASPPERQPWGGFIALLQDPDGNVFYLDEVSAVHGA, from the coding sequence ATGGAGATCGGCTACGCGAACGTCTTCGTTTCGGACCTCGAACGGGCCGTCGGCTTCTATCGCGACGTGCTCGGGCTCCCCCTCGAGTTCGGGGATGGCGCCCACGGTTACGCGTCGTTTCGCGCGGGCGCCTTCCGACTGGGCTTGGCGGTCGCGGACGCGGGCGACGGCCAGTGGATCGGACGGCATACCGGGCTGGGCTTCGTCACGAAGGATCTCGTCGCGGACCACGCGCGGCTGGTCGCCGCGGGGGTCACCTTCGCGTCGCCTCCCGAGCGCCAACCCTGGGGCGGATTCATCGCGCTGCTGCAGGACCCCGACGGCAACGTCTTCTACCTCGACGAGGTGAGCGCCGTTCACGGCGCTTGA
- a CDS encoding DUF488 family protein: protein MRLRTRRIYEPARKSDGRRILIDRLWPRGLSRERAQIDDWARDIAVSDALRRWYDHRPERWPEFRRRYFAELDANAEAVEALRDSLAKGTNTLLFGSRESERNNATALRDYLLGVSE from the coding sequence ATGCGACTTCGAACCCGACGCATCTACGAACCGGCGCGCAAGTCCGACGGGCGCCGGATTCTGATCGACCGACTCTGGCCGCGGGGCCTCTCCCGGGAACGTGCCCAGATCGACGACTGGGCGCGCGACATCGCCGTTTCCGACGCCCTCCGCCGCTGGTACGACCACCGACCCGAGCGCTGGCCCGAGTTTCGCCGGCGCTACTTCGCCGAGCTCGACGCGAATGCGGAGGCCGTGGAGGCCCTGCGCGACTCTCTCGCGAAGGGGACGAATACGTTGCTCTTCGGGTCTCGCGAATCGGAACGCAACAATGCGACGGCGCTCCGCGACTACCTCCTGGGTGTCAGCGAGTAA
- a CDS encoding DUF5329 domain-containing protein, translated as MRVINTAALWGCLLGFGLASAAGAQSEAESEADREIGHLLGFVEASPCRFVRNGTVHAPAEGRAHLERKRKVLDRRGMIESAEDFIRLAATGSSITGRPYSVRCPEREPVASADWLGAELKRWRAAHPSPD; from the coding sequence ATGCGAGTGATCAACACAGCGGCTCTGTGGGGTTGTCTGCTGGGCTTCGGGCTCGCGTCCGCCGCCGGCGCCCAGTCCGAGGCGGAGTCGGAGGCAGATCGAGAGATCGGGCACCTGCTCGGCTTCGTCGAGGCGTCGCCCTGTCGGTTCGTGCGCAACGGAACGGTCCACGCGCCCGCCGAGGGACGCGCCCACCTCGAGCGCAAGCGCAAGGTGCTCGACCGGCGCGGGATGATCGAGTCGGCCGAGGACTTCATCCGGCTCGCCGCCACTGGCAGCTCGATCACCGGGCGACCGTACTCGGTGCGCTGTCCCGAGCGGGAGCCCGTAGCGAGCGCGGATTGGCTGGGAGCCGAGCTGAAGCGCTGGCGCGCCGCGCATCCGTCTCCGGACTGA
- a CDS encoding Dyp-type peroxidase has product MSTHPQPGILADVPPFARYLWFDLRPSANARAARALLEGLAFGDHVVGLGPAFVSHCRGQVDGLREPETLQGVGVSTPSTPTALWLWLRGEDPGDVLHASRSFEAALAPAFELFDLAEAFRHREGRDLSGYVDGTENPTGEKARATAIIEAEGATQGSSFVSVQRWRHDLEALGRMAPDERDHVIGRRLADDVEIDGAPASAHVKRTAQEDFDPEAFLVRRSMPWSDPSAEGLIFVAFATSFDPFEAQLRRMVGLDDGIVDALFRFTRPESSAYLWCPPLSNDRLDLSALASD; this is encoded by the coding sequence ATGTCGACCCATCCTCAGCCCGGAATCCTCGCCGACGTTCCGCCGTTCGCGCGTTACCTCTGGTTCGACCTGCGCCCCAGCGCCAACGCCCGCGCGGCCCGCGCCCTCCTCGAGGGTCTCGCGTTCGGCGATCACGTGGTCGGGCTCGGCCCGGCCTTCGTCTCTCACTGTCGAGGGCAGGTCGACGGGCTCCGCGAGCCCGAAACGCTGCAGGGCGTCGGCGTCTCGACTCCCTCGACCCCGACGGCACTCTGGCTGTGGCTGCGCGGCGAAGACCCCGGAGACGTGCTGCACGCGTCGCGGAGCTTCGAAGCCGCGCTCGCCCCGGCCTTCGAACTCTTCGACCTGGCCGAGGCGTTCCGCCATCGCGAAGGGCGCGACCTGTCTGGGTACGTCGACGGAACCGAGAATCCGACGGGCGAGAAGGCGAGAGCGACCGCCATCATCGAGGCGGAGGGCGCGACGCAAGGCTCGAGCTTCGTCAGCGTCCAACGCTGGCGCCATGATCTCGAGGCCTTGGGGCGCATGGCTCCCGACGAGCGCGACCACGTCATCGGACGTCGCCTGGCCGACGACGTGGAGATCGACGGTGCCCCGGCTTCCGCCCACGTGAAGCGCACCGCTCAAGAGGACTTCGACCCCGAGGCCTTCCTGGTGCGCCGCTCGATGCCGTGGTCGGATCCGAGCGCCGAGGGACTGATCTTCGTGGCCTTCGCCACCTCCTTCGACCCCTTCGAAGCCCAGCTGCGACGCATGGTCGGGCTCGACGACGGCATCGTGGATGCGTTGTTCCGATTCACGCGGCCCGAGAGCAGCGCCTATCTGTGGTGCCCGCCGCTCTCGAACGACCGACTCGACCTCTCGGCACTCGCTTCCGACTGA